A region from the Paludicola sp. MB14-C6 genome encodes:
- the yihA gene encoding ribosome biogenesis GTP-binding protein YihA/YsxC → MNFNKAKFVISYGLSKQIPESETIEIAFAGRSNVGKSSAINKIFNRKNLARVSCVPGKTATINFYSVGDEVNFVDLPGYGYAKVSKSEKYRWSELIEGYFNQDRNIGLVIQLVDMRHPATALDIHMMEYMIEREIPFIVVLTKSDKLNKTQTQNRLDLIRSEIPYGDQITIIPFSSETGEGVEQVKRIIEEVVDESKEIDVELDDEIEEELLEDNQED, encoded by the coding sequence ATGAATTTTAACAAAGCGAAGTTTGTAATTTCATACGGGCTTTCCAAACAAATCCCTGAATCAGAAACAATAGAAATCGCATTTGCAGGACGTTCCAATGTTGGAAAGTCCTCTGCGATCAACAAAATATTTAATCGCAAAAATCTAGCAAGAGTAAGCTGTGTACCTGGAAAAACTGCAACAATTAACTTTTATTCCGTTGGGGATGAGGTGAATTTTGTTGACTTACCGGGTTATGGTTACGCAAAAGTATCTAAATCAGAGAAGTATCGTTGGTCTGAGTTAATAGAGGGATATTTTAATCAAGATCGTAACATTGGCTTGGTTATTCAGTTAGTCGATATGCGTCATCCGGCAACTGCTTTAGATATTCATATGATGGAATATATGATTGAGCGTGAAATTCCTTTTATTGTAGTGCTAACAAAATCAGATAAGCTGAATAAAACACAAACTCAAAATCGACTTGATTTAATTCGTTCTGAAATTCCTTATGGGGATCAAATTACCATCATTCCTTTTTCAAGCGAAACAGGCGAAGGTGTAGAACAAGTAAAAAGGATTATTGAAGAGGTCGTAGATGAAAGTAAAGAAATTGACGTTGAACTAGATGATGAAATTGAAGAAGAATTGTTAGAGGATAATCAAGAAGATTAA
- the lon gene encoding endopeptidase La, with the protein MSNNETKRTNQAMPMLAMRGLVLFPDTVMHFDVGREKSILALRAAMDLDRKIFLVAQRDIKQEDPSIDDLYQVGVVATVKQLLKADKNTVRVLVEGEYKAKLVDLLSEKPFFLADIKKINNITRPKLEAQEQEAFVRLVKNIYEQYCEALPNVPKEMVLQVLAEDNPNKLLSQIMTNILISYEDKQMILEVNNVFKALELLVDFLQKEIEVLNLEHDIYNKVRVQMDKNQRDYFLREQLKVIQSELNDGDSPEDEVYELMAKVEQIKNIDDASREKLFKECERLSKMPMQSQEANVIRSYLEVCLDLPFDTFTKETIDVKKARAQLDKDHYGLDKVKDRILELLAVRQLNPDIKGQIICLVGPPGVGKTSIASSIAKTLNRRYARISLGGVRDESEIRGHRKTYLGSMPGRIIAALRQAKTNNPLILLDEIDKMGNDFRGDPASAMLEVLDSAQNNAFVDHYVEIPFDLSKVLFITTANTLDTIPGPLRDRMEIIELSSYTRQEKFNIAKKHLVKKQLQKHGLTSKMLTIKDEALYDIIDSYTREAGVRKLERCIGTVCRKAAKLIVSGEQTKVTATSKNIEDLIAPRRYKKSNANLENRVGVVSGLAWTSVGGEMLEIEVAVMSGSGKVKLTGSLGDVMKESAEIAISYVRTIANQYNIKPDFYKTCDIHIHAPEGAVPKDGPSAGVTMVTALVSALTGIPVRGDIAMTGEISLRGRVMPIGGLKEKSMAAYREQKSVVIIPKENKPDLYEVDEQVKEAITFVPAKEISDVLDVALIKNEDAVDKITQNMWCEFDVQQPTVII; encoded by the coding sequence AAAGATATTTTTAGTAGCACAACGAGATATTAAGCAAGAAGACCCTTCCATTGATGATTTATATCAAGTTGGTGTTGTTGCAACAGTCAAACAATTATTAAAAGCAGATAAGAATACCGTTAGGGTTTTAGTAGAAGGTGAATATAAAGCAAAGTTAGTAGACCTTTTATCAGAAAAACCTTTCTTTTTAGCTGATATTAAAAAAATAAATAACATAACAAGACCCAAGCTAGAAGCTCAAGAACAAGAGGCTTTTGTTCGATTGGTAAAGAATATTTATGAGCAATATTGTGAGGCACTGCCAAATGTGCCAAAGGAAATGGTGCTTCAAGTATTAGCAGAGGATAATCCCAACAAATTGTTGTCTCAAATTATGACTAATATTCTAATCAGCTACGAAGATAAACAAATGATATTAGAAGTAAACAATGTATTTAAAGCGTTGGAATTATTAGTAGATTTTTTACAAAAAGAAATTGAAGTTTTGAACTTAGAGCATGATATTTATAATAAAGTTAGAGTTCAAATGGACAAAAATCAACGAGATTACTTTTTAAGAGAGCAACTAAAAGTAATACAAAGTGAGTTAAACGACGGAGATAGTCCTGAAGATGAAGTATATGAGCTTATGGCTAAAGTTGAGCAAATTAAAAATATCGACGATGCATCTAGGGAAAAGTTGTTTAAAGAATGTGAACGCCTAAGTAAAATGCCAATGCAATCTCAGGAAGCCAATGTAATCCGTTCTTATTTAGAGGTTTGCTTAGATCTTCCTTTTGATACTTTTACAAAAGAAACAATTGATGTAAAAAAAGCCAGAGCTCAGTTGGATAAAGATCATTATGGATTAGATAAAGTAAAGGATAGAATATTAGAGCTGTTGGCAGTACGTCAGTTAAACCCTGATATCAAAGGGCAAATTATCTGTTTAGTTGGACCTCCGGGTGTTGGCAAAACTTCAATCGCATCTTCTATTGCAAAAACATTAAATCGTCGATATGCAAGAATTTCCTTGGGCGGAGTTCGAGATGAATCAGAGATAAGAGGACATAGAAAAACGTATCTTGGTTCTATGCCAGGCAGAATCATTGCAGCATTAAGACAAGCAAAAACCAATAATCCTTTGATTTTACTTGATGAGATAGACAAAATGGGGAATGATTTTAGAGGAGATCCCGCTTCAGCAATGCTTGAAGTATTAGATAGTGCGCAAAATAATGCATTTGTCGATCACTATGTTGAAATTCCGTTTGATTTAAGTAAAGTATTATTTATTACAACAGCAAATACACTTGATACCATTCCGGGTCCATTGCGTGACCGTATGGAGATTATTGAGTTATCCAGTTATACAAGACAAGAAAAATTCAATATCGCCAAAAAGCATCTCGTAAAGAAACAATTACAAAAGCATGGACTTACTTCTAAAATGCTAACAATAAAAGATGAAGCACTTTATGATATTATCGACAGCTATACAAGAGAAGCAGGTGTTCGAAAACTAGAGCGTTGTATTGGTACAGTATGCCGTAAAGCTGCAAAGTTGATTGTAAGCGGAGAACAGACAAAAGTAACTGCTACCAGCAAAAATATTGAAGATTTAATTGCACCACGTCGTTATAAGAAGTCAAATGCAAATCTTGAAAACAGAGTTGGCGTAGTAAGTGGACTTGCTTGGACTTCAGTTGGTGGTGAAATGCTTGAAATTGAAGTTGCGGTTATGAGCGGGTCAGGAAAAGTGAAGCTGACCGGTAGCCTTGGCGATGTTATGAAGGAGTCTGCTGAAATTGCCATCAGCTACGTTCGAACTATTGCTAATCAATATAATATTAAACCTGATTTTTATAAAACTTGTGATATTCATATTCACGCACCGGAGGGAGCCGTTCCAAAGGACGGACCTTCTGCAGGTGTAACAATGGTAACGGCATTAGTTTCTGCCTTAACAGGTATTCCTGTGCGTGGAGATATTGCTATGACTGGCGAAATATCACTTCGTGGACGTGTAATGCCGATTGGTGGATTAAAAGAAAAATCAATGGCAGCATATCGTGAACAAAAATCGGTAGTAATTATTCCAAAGGAAAATAAACCTGATTTATATGAAGTAGATGAACAAGTAAAAGAAGCAATCACATTTGTTCCAGCAAAAGAGATATCCGATGTGCTTGATGTTGCGTTAATAAAAAATGAGGATGCGGTAGATAAAATTACACAAAATATGTGGTGTGAATTTGATGTACAGCAACCAACCGTTATTATTTAA